In Leishmania mexicana MHOM/GT/2001/U1103 complete genome, chromosome 34, one DNA window encodes the following:
- a CDS encoding putative serine palmitoyltransferase, with protein sequence MSEAALKREITLQEASEVVDNKSQVFPKSPTDTRDGTHGVFAATEPFEHSISLCTKVSVYVTLALFFLFARVREGYRQFFPSDGSYVRPGYAPIVKDFDHYWNRRFYRRVRDCFMRPIDSRPSRVIGLMERVSKDNNQTFEYSGRIVPAVNMGSYNYLGFAEDTQSITHDVLDSIDDYGLASCSAPQELGQSALVSRLEREFAEFLGKGDAIVCGMGFATNFRGLPTLFGKETLVLSDSLNHSSLVNGVRSSGAKVKVFQHNHFGQVEKCLREGVVLGQDPCGEYKPYKRIVIIIEGIYSMEGEIVNLRKFVELKKKYKALLFLDEAHSIGAIGRTGRGVCEHTGVDPKDVDVLMGTFTKSFGSIGGYIAADKPLVRYLRQHSSIALHCDPLAPPCAQQVLSVLHVLLGKDGTDLGAKRIRQLKDNSSFFRRGLMDLGLVVLGDDSSPVVPVMCYSIGRLSALSRLCLERGVAIVIVGYPATPVLLGRVRFCVSACHTREDLQRTLDVLKELKGYVCMEDSTNPLR encoded by the coding sequence atgagcgaggcggcgctgaagcgcGAGATTACCTTGCAAGAGGCGTCTGAGGTGGTGGACAACAAATCGCAAGTGTTCCCCAAGTCCCCGACCGACACGAGGGATGGGACGCACGGGGTGTTCGCCGCCACGGAGCCGTTCGAACATTCCATCTCTCTGTGCACTAAGGTCTCTGTCTACGTCACCCTCGCCTTGTTCTTTCTCttcgcgcgcgtgcgtgaaggCTATCGCCAGTTCTTCCCGAGCGATGGGAGCTACGTGCGCCCCGGCTACGCCCCGATTGTGAAGGACTTCGACCACTACTGGAACCGCCGCTTTTACCGCCGCGTCCGCGACTGCTTCATGCGCCCGATCGACTCTCGCCCCTCGCGTGTTATTGGACTGATGGAGCGCGTGTCGAAGGACAACAACCAAACGTTCGAGTACAGCGGTCGCATTGTGCCCGCGGTGAACATGGGCTCGTACAACTACCTCGGCTTCGCCGAGGACACGCAGAGCATCACGCACGATGTTCTAGATTCGATCGACGACTACGGCCTCGCCTCatgcagcgcgccgcaggAGTTAGGCCAAAGCGCCCTCGTGTCTCGCCTCGAGCGCGAGTTCGCCGAGTTCCTCGGAAAGGGGGACGCCATTGTGTGCGGCATGGGCTTCGCCACGAACTTCCGCGgcctccccaccctcttCGGAAAGGAGACGCTGGTGCTCTCTGACAGCCTCAACCACTCCTCGCTCGTCAACGGCGTGCGCTCGTCTGGCGCAAAGGTAAAGGTCTTTCAGCATAATCACTTTGGTCAGGTGGAGAAGTGCCTGCGTGAAGGCGTAGTGCTCGGCCAGGACCCATGCGGCGAGTACAAGCCGTACAAGCGCATCGTCATCATCATTGAGGGCATCTACAGCATGGAAGGCGAGATTGTCAACCTTAGGAAGTTCGTGGAGCTGAAGAAGAAGTACAAGGCTCTGCTCTTCCTGGACGAGGCGCACTCCATCGGCGCTATTGGTCGCACTGGCcgcggtgtgtgcgagcACACCGGCGTCGACCCCAAGGACGTTGACGTGCTCATGGGTACCTTCACGAAGAGCTTCGGCTCCATCGGCGGCTACATCGCAGCCGACAAGCCGCTCGTTCGTTACCTCCGCCAGCATAGTTCCATCGCCCTGCACTGCGATCCCctggcaccgccgtgcgcgcagcaggtgctgtCGGTGCTGCACGTGCTGCTCGGCAAGGACGGTACGGACCTCGGCGCGAAGCGCATCCGTCAGCTCAAAGATAACTCGTCGTTTTTTCGTCGCGGGTTGATGGACCTGGGCctggtggtgctgggcgATGACAGCAGCCCGGTGGTGCCGGTGATGTGCTACAGTATCGGCAGGCTTAGCGCCCTCTCCCGCCTGTGCCTGGAGCGCGGTGTCGCTATTGTCATCGTCGGCTACCCGGCAACGCCGGTCCTGCTGGGCCGCGTGCGCTTTTGCGTCTCGGCCTGCCACACGCGCGAGGACCTCCAGCGCACCCTTGATGTGCTAAAGGAGCTCAAGGGCTACGTCTGCATGGAAGACAGCACGAACCCGCTGCGGTAA
- a CDS encoding putative GTP-ase activating protein — MDEVTLDTLLLSGECDVQWGSRGTLTVRRTVELHSNNVLYCFEEPKNSMAKHIREKVYVEGCHVVDGGAYNDASERLLLFLANHDYSEKVDLLGNHQAYIFAAEQTTHNALLGKATQSASTSTLPNANYVVQLFLSDKMVKWRLLQAIQRASKEYPQLFPDRDTTLALSTARKVGVVSVHAGLPTVAGSPVSGVANGFESKVLSQPSANPHHPRTESGISVLSDHEVLQLSDVLREYEALQERKRRLGTMMTSPPPQPKGEEEGVRKSTSDDQGLEAAACVAGNEARLAVALSELQSRAPAHLQHSPLYEWCIKSKPVNQICADCGEPFPSWCILQPFGAFVCIQCIGVHRKLWSNKCRSAELDRWPDSDIEFMKARGNDVVNDELEYYVALPTDSVVFTLHTQPAVKPVLSFSSAEVRESFIRWKYEELFFTRRRHPTATRTLPPPPDPVGLERSRLPTTNATSEAEGNASDVSFGATACLQQQSFFLDQGPPRYAGLLDIVVKELVGPESIAGAVCVLTNGFQTLRTQESRQLLHMRHSTAWDEHLQVGIEGTGQKPLYCTVYRGRGELLAAAEMWMQEDVFQPGTSCMFASKLVWNQLQKKPSQRTAGEPWTITFLTSYQRLA; from the coding sequence ATGGATGAGGTGACCCTCGACACGCTGCTCCTCAGCGGTGAATGCGATGTTCAGTGGGGCTCGCGAGGCACGCTGACGGTCCGCCGCACCGTTGAGCTGCACTCCAACAACGTCCTTTACTGCTTCGAGGAGCCGAAGAACTCGATGGCGAAGCACATTAGGGAAAAGGTGTACGTTGAAGGCTGCCATGTtgtcgacggtggcgcctACAACGACGCAAGCGAACGGCTGCTTCTGTTTTTGGCTAACCATGACTATTCCGAGAAGGTCGATCTGCTCGGCAACCATCAAGCCTACATATTCGCTGCGGAGCAGACGACTCACAATGCGCTGCTGGGGAAAGCTACGCAAAGCGCGTCGACATCGACATTGCCGAACGCCAACTACGTGGTgcagctcttcctctccgATAAGATGGTCAAGTGGCGGCTGTTACAGGCTATTCAGAGAGCCTCGAAGGAGTATCCTCAGCTGTTTCCGGACAGAGACACGACACTCGCACTGTCCACGGCGCGAAAGGTGGGCGTCGTCAGCGTACACGCAGGACTGCCGACGGTAGCGGGGTCGCCGGTCTCCGGTGTAGCAAACGGCTTCGAGTCGAAGGTACTGTCCCAGCCCTCCGCTAATCCccaccacccacgcacagagTCCGGCATCAGCGTCTTGTCCGATcacgaggtgctgcagctgtcggACGTGCTGCGAGAGTACGAGGCACTCCAGGAACGCAAAAGAAGGTTAGGCACTATGATGACTtcacctccgccgcagccgaagggggaggaggaaggcgtGCGGAAGTCCACATCGGATGACCAGGGcttggaggcggcggcgtgcgttgCGGGAAATGAGGCGAGGCTAGCGGTGGCACTGTCTGAGTTGCAGTCTCGGGCGCCCGCACACCTCCAGCACTCTCCTCTCTACGAGTGGTGCATCAAGAGCAAGCCAGTCAACCAGATCTGTGCGGACTGCGGCGAGCCTTTTCCGTCATGGTGCATCCTGCAGCCGTTTGGCGCCTTTGTGTGCATCCAGTGCATCGGCGTGCATCGCAAGCTGTGGTCGAACAAATGCCGTAGTGCAGAGCTCGACCGGTGGCCGGATAGCGACATCGAGTTCATGAAGGCACGCGGCAACGACGTCGTGAACGACGAGCTGGAGTACTACGTGGCCCTTCCGACTGACAGTGTTGTGTTTACATTGCATACACAGCCGGCCGTGAAGCCCGTGCTGTCGTTTTCCTCCGCTGAGGTGCGTGAGTCGTTCATTCGGTGGAAGTATGAAGAGCTGTTCTTTACACGGAGGCGGCACCCGACTGCGACAAGGACCCTGCCACCTCCCCCAGACCCGGTTGGGCTCGAGCGTTCTCGCCTTCCTACCACCAACGCCACTtcagaggcggagggcaaCGCTAGCGACGTCTCTTTTGGCGCTACTGCATGTCTTCAGCAGCAGTCATTCTTCCTTGACCAAGGTCCTCCACGATATGCGGGGCTGCTGGACATCGTTGTCAAAGAGCTGGTGGGACCGGAGTCGATTGCGGGCGCGGTATGCGTGCTGACGAACGGCTTTCAAACTCTCCGGACTCAGGAGagccgccagctgctgcataTGCGACACTCCACCGCGTGGGATGAGCACCTGCAGGTCGGCATAGAGGGGACAGGACAAAAGCCGCTCTACTGCACCGTGTATCGCGGAAGAGGGGAGCTCCTGGCCGCTGCAGAGATGTGGATGCAGGAGGACGTTTTCCAGCCAGGCACCAGCTGCATGTTCGCCTCGAAGCTGGTCTGGAATCAGCTCCAGAAGAAGCCCAGCCAACGTACGGCAGGAGAGCCGTGGACGATTACGTTCTTGACCTCGTACCAGCGGCTGGCGTGA
- a CDS encoding 60S ribosomal protein L30, which yields MAKKTKSKVDTINAKLQLVMKSGKYVLGTQQALTTLRQGRSKLIVISNNCPPIRRAEVEYYCTLSKTPIHHYSGNNLDLGTACGKHFRTCVLSVTNVGDSDIAA from the coding sequence ATGGCCAAGAAGACGAAGTCTAAGGTGGACACGATCAACGCCAAGCTGCAGCTGGTGATGAAGTCCGGTAAGTACGTGCTCGGcacgcagcaggcgctgacGACCCTCCGTCAGGGCCGCAGCAAGCTGATTGTGATCTCCAACAACTGCCCGCCGATCCGCCGCGCCGAGGTGGAGTACTACTGCACCCTCAGCAAGACCCCCATCCACCACTACTCTGGCAACAACCTGGACCTCGGTACGGCCTGCGGCAAACACTTCCGCACGTGCGTCCTGTCCGTGACAAATGTTGGTGACTCTGACATCGCTGCTTAA